AGGATAAAGCGGGTAATACCAATTCTCTAAAACGAGGCAACACATTCAAACCCCGAAAACCATACCATATTTGATTTTCTTAATTACGAATTACGAATTGGTATAAATTGCTAGTTCAGCTAAAACTTGAGCCAATACACTTTAATTGATGAGACTTCTGGGCAAAATTTCAGTCATCAATTATTGAAGAAATATCTGGACATTAATGCTCACCACAAAGCCTAAAAATATCTCTTTCCCAATCCCCACACTCACATCTGAACTAGCTATGCTATTATCTTCAGAAGTTAATTTTGATATATTTGTGAATCTACGGGATCAAAACTTGAGCATTGCAATAAAACTTAATGCGATTGATTGACATTTTTTACCTTGTTATCACAGGTTTCTTATACCTTAATATTAGCTCCTCATCGCATTCGGTGTTGAAAGTTGATACAAATTACTGCAAAAATTTTATATGTTTAAACAATATCAGTTGAGTCTAGCACTGTAACTCTAGTGAACAACTTAATTCTGCATTTTGGCTAATTTTCAGACTATTCCATTCAATATATTTAGCGATCTACTTATATGAACTCTATAATTGAAGTTCCTCTGTTAATTAGTGTAGGAGCCATTCCTGGTGCGTTAAGTCGCTACTATCTAACTATATTATTTGGGCGCTGGTTCGGCATAGCATTTCCCTATGGAACCTTATTTATTAATGTGACAGGAGCTTTTTTGATGGGCTTTTTTGCTACCCTTGTTTCTAAGTTAGCAATCCCTTCTAATCTATCTTTATTAATAGCAGTAGGATTTTTAGGCTCTTATACAACATTTTCAACTTATGCCCTCGATACCTCTAACCTCTTACGTACTAGAAACTATAAAGCTACTTTACTTTACTGGGTTAGTACTCCAATCTTGGGATTTATGAGCATAGAAATGGGTATTGTTTTAGCAAATCTGCTATGAATTGATTGATTAAATTCTGAATACTAAGTTATTGTCTAGAGATTTTAATGAGTTAATATTCTTTTTTTCTCTCAATAAATTTAGCTATAGTATTGCCTAGTAGAAGACTGAGCAGTGATAATAAAGGACTAATCAACCAGTACAAAAAACTAAGTTCTAATCTATTTTGTTGCAGCAACTTCACTACATCTAATTCATAAGTTGAAAAAGTGGTGTAAGACCCTAAAAAACCTGTAGTTACTAATAGCCGAATCTCAGGGTGAATTGCAATTAATCTTCCCAGCGCCAGCATCGTCAAAAAACCCATCACAAAACATCCACTGATATTAATTATCAGTGTACTGTAAGGGAATTCTTGACCAAACAACTGCGTAAACCACAAACCGAGATAATAGCGTGAGAGTGCGCCTGGTAATGCACCAAGACTAATACATACAGAGATACGAAGTACAGAATTTTGTAACATTATTACTAGTTCAACTAAATTAAAAGCTTAGTACGTTCTATCAGTATTACGGCTGTGCCAAATATAGGAAATTGGCATTTTCCCTCTCGTCGTAGTTGCTGTGTTAGGAATGATGGGTAATGAGTAGATCTGCGTAGTGTGCCGAGTTTACCAGGAATCTCAGCGCATCAGCCATCAAGATATTGAAGTTCTTAGTAAAATTATAGTTATGCTCCTCATTACTCAGAATTCAGAAGTGTTGATGTAAATATACGCAGTTAACCTCAAGACTTTTATCTTTTGTAAGCTGGCATTAGCATAGTTGTAAAAAGTGTTATATGATACTTGGTTGTAAGTAAAATCAATGGTGTCTAAGCATCTCAAAAGTTTTTCAGTTCCTATGGTGGCAAAATATCTTAACTTTTACTTAATCTTGGGTATTCTTTAACTATGGATACACTCGCTTACCTGCATTTAGCTGAAATCTACGAAACGTCTGTGAATTCAGAACAGGAAAATATTGCCGATTCTGATTTATGTTATCCAGAACTAAGTTGGGTAGCAGAAGGACGTGGAGCGTTTATGCTATTTATTTCTTGTGCTTTTGGGATTAGTTCTTTGGGTTGGAGTAACCCGGCGCAGGCGCTAAAAAAAGGCGAAAAAAATTCACAAGTCGCATCGCTACAACAAAAACTACAAGCAGCAGGATATTTCAAACAACCTGTAACTGGATATTTTGGCCCTGTGACAGAGGCTGCTATCATCAAATTTCAAAAAGCACATGGATTAAAAGCTGATGGGGTGGTTGGTTCTCAGACATTGGCTGTACTAGAATCTGGTTTGGGAACGGCGACTGCATCTGTTGTTAAAACAAAACCTTCTGTAACTAAAAGTACTCCGAAAAAGTCACAACCTCTTAGTTCTCAGGTAGTTTTACAAAGGGGTGATCTGAGTTATGAAGTGATGTCAATTCAGCGGAAATTGCAAGCAGCAGGATATTTTGACCAACCCATCACCGGAGATTTTAACGCTGCGACGGAAGAAGCAGTGATTAAATTTCAGAAAGCTTACGGCCTATTTGCTAATGGAATTGTTGATGCTCGGACATTAACAGCAATAGAATCTGGTAAACTTCAGCAAGCTGCTGCACCGTCTCAGCCTACCACACCTGCTGTAGTTAGTTCACCAAAAGTGCGATCGCCTCAGATTTCACTGTTACGCAGAGGTGATATCAGTGCAGAGGTGAAGTTGATTCAGCAACAACTGCAAGCATCTGGATATCTAGAACAATCAATTACAGGGTCTTTTGATGCAGCCACAGAAATAGCTGTGCTGAAATTCCAAAAAGCTCATGGACTGATCACTGATGGGATTGTTGGGCCAAAAACATTCGCAGTCATGAAATCTAAATCTATTAAATCTGCTTCCCCAACTCCTCAACCTGCACATCAAAATTCTCTAATTCCAGATAAATCTAAACAACTCAAAAATCCCATCAAAGAACAAACCAAACCATCGCCAAAAGCTAATTCTATAAAATTCGCCAATGATACTAATCAACCCACCAATGACAATTCTCTAGTTAAAAATCAGACTCCACAACTAGAAAATTCAAACATAGAAAAAACATTAATAGCATCTGCGTCTGAGTCTGATTTAACTCAACTCGTAAGTGAAAATTTCCCATTAGACACTTCTGCCCAAAAAGATAATATTCAGAAAACTGCCCCCAGTCATTCTAGTAAAATGACAATCAAGAAGACTATTTCTGGCAGAATTTCCCCAAAATCTATTGTACATTCAGGCAATGGGTTATTTTTTGCCCAAAATATGATGTACAACCACACAATAACTGTATACAATCGCCAACATAAATTAGTCAAAGTCATTCCTGATAAAGTTGATTTATCAAAATTTGGTTACTCTAAATTTAAAGGTAATTATCAAGGCGCACCTGTTGAAGCTAGTTTTTCTCAAGATGGTAAGTACGCCTGGATTTCTAACTACCAAATGTATGGGACAGGATTTAATAATCCTGGTAGTGATAAATGTAATCCCTCGCAAAAAACGGATAAGAGTTTTTTGTATCGGATAAACACTGACTCTTTAGAAATTGACCACGTTGTTCAAGTCGGGTCTGTACCTAAATTTGTGGCTACATCTAATAATGAAGGTTTGGTACTCGTTAGTAATTGGTGTTCTTGGGATTTGAGTGTTGTAGATACTGCCAAAAATAAGGAAATCAAAAGAATCCCCCTTGGCCCTTATCCTCGTGGTATAGCAATAGATGCAGTTGCAGATAAGGCTTATGTAGCTGTTATGGGTTCTTATGATATTGCTTCAGTTGACTTAAAAAACTTTTCAGTCAAATGGCTAAAAAATATTGGTAATGCACCAAGACATTTAAATATAGACCCAACTGGTAAATATCTCTATGCTTCTTTAAATGGGGAAGGGAAAATCGCCAAAATTCAGTTACCACAAGGTAAGTTAATAGGTAAAGTTTCCACAGGTAATGCACCACGCAGTATGGTGTTATCTGATGATGGACAACGGCTTTATGTTGTTAACTACAGCGATAACACCATTAGTAAAGTTAGCACTAATGATATGAAAGTCATGCAAAAGATTACTGTTGGTGCTAATCCTATTGGAATTACTTACGACCCACAAACAAGAGAAGTTTGGGTTGCCTGTTATTCCGGTAATATTATGGTATTTCAGGATTAAGTGATAGTTTGGCATAAATATTAACTGTCTCTCCCTATCGAATTTTAGTGACTGCTATGGATGGGGGAGACAGCTTTCTAAAGTTAAAATTTCCAACTCAAAAAACTAAGCCTATAGATGATTATACTAAAACTCTAAAACCCATTTTTTTCATAAAAGCAAACAGTTTTCAACTTTTGCCAAATAATTTTTCTACTTCCTAAAATTAAGATGTGTCATGAGTAAATAGATTTATTTATCCAATTTATTAATCAAGAACTGTTAAATAATCTTAACATGAATAATACAAAATATCTTCGTTACATAATTTAACTAATAAAACCATTATCTTGATAAGTTGCTTGATAATTTTAAAATCAGGATTTACACGGTTATTTCTGGAATTAAAGTTGTTTAAGATAATATTAATAAGATTTTATTGTTGAAATATAGCAATTCAACTTTTAAATAAAAAATTAGCTTAGTTGGGTAATAACTAGCGAAAAGTTTGTATTAGATAAGTTTTTTACTAATATAAAATTTTCTTTTACTTTTTTTCTGACTCTATTCTATTTTGCTGAACGAAGGCGAGATATCAATATCTATAAAATAGCCATATAAAAACGAAGGTTGCAAACAATTTTACAAGCTTCTAAGTGCTGGATAAGGACTCTATGGCTAATGTGGGTTTTGGTAAGCTAACTTGTGCATCAGATGAAAATGTATGACTCACCCAACCGGAACTAATGATATCAATTAACATAATTAATGAATTTAAAACTTGCACTCAGCTACAATACAATGGTCAGCTGAATATTAAAAGTGCTAAAGGACAAAATTGGTCTTTTTATTATCGCTTAGGGCGGATAGTTTGGGCAGTAGGCGGTACTCATCCTTTTCGGCGCTGGCGAAGATACATGGCACAATATTGTCCACAAATTGATCTGGATAAAATTCAGTTTCGCCAGCAAGATTTCGTAGTTAATTATTGGGATTATCGCCTGTTAGAAATTCTATACAAAAGGCAAAAAATTCAAAGAGAACAAATTCAAGCGATTGTAGAAAGTACAATTACTGAATTGCTATTTGATCTAGCCCAGCATACAGATTTTGTTGCGTTTAGTTGCGATCGCAACCAAGATACCATTTTAGAAACACCAATGAGTTTCACTAGTGCAGATTTATCTGTTAAACAGATGCAAGACTCGTGGAAAAGTTGGTCAGAAGCAGGCTTGGCAAACTTTTCTCCCGACTTAGCACCAATTCTCAGGAGACCAGAACAACTCCAACAACAGGTAAGTCCATCTGTTTACAATAACTTCGTCAATTTGATGAATGGTAAACAAACACTGCGAGATTTAGCTGCAAAAATGAAGCAGAATGTTCTACCTGTCACCCGTTCATTACTTCCCTATATTCTCAAAGGCATTATTGAATTAATAGAAGTACCAGACTTACCTTTATTGTCTGCTGAAGTTGATAGTACATCTGTTTCCGCACAAACCAAAAAATCTGATATTCCATTGGTAGCCTGTGTAGACGATAGTCCCCAAGTCTGTAAAATGCTAGAGGATATTGTGACTTCTCATGGCTTAAGATTTATCAAAATTCAAGACCCCATCCAAGCACTCCCAACTCTCATTCAAAATAAACCAGATCTAATTTTTTTAGATTTAATTATGCCAGTTGCAAGTGGTTACGAAATTTGTACTCAGTTACGACGAGTATCTACTTTTGCTAATACACCTGTGATTATCTTAACAGGCAATGATGGTTTATTAGATAGAGTCCGCGCTAAAGTTGTTGGTTCTACCGATTTTTTGACTAAACCTGTCGCTGCGGATAAAGTCATGAGTGTGATACGTAAATACCTGCAAGTCCAAACACCTTCAAAAGTTACACCATCCACCAATCAGAATACATCTAGTTTAGAGATATCTTTAGGACATTAGTTATCGACTACAGATTGTTACTCTGATGAAAATTGCTAGTAACTAGTTACAAAAGATATAAATAGATATTTATCCAGCTTAGTCTAGTAGTTTAAACAAACTAAAGTTTGTTTAAACTATGTCACTTTCTCTATATTTTGAGAAAGCGTTAATTTTTTCTAGATTTTTTTATAAAAAATTTAAAAGTAAGTGTTTTTTCTATAACATTTATAAAAATAATCAATCAAAATTAAATAAAGAAAAAACTCAGATATCTCGGTGCATATATATTTGAAGTTTTTGTTTCTATTTGTAAGTTAATTTAGTAGGAAATTTCTATGAATACTATTTTAGTTGTTGAAGATGGTTTAACAGATATGGAAATACTCAGCCGCTATTTGCAACAAGCTGGTTATTCGGTAATTAGTGCAACAAGTAGTGAAGAAGCTCAAGACAAGATACAAAGAGCTAAACCAGATGTAATATTTCTAGATGTAATTTTGCCAGGAAAAAGTGGTTTTGAAATTTGTCGGGAGCTAAAAGCTAATACCGAAACTAAAAAAATACCTGTTGTTTTTTGTTCAACTAAAAATAGTGATGTAGATAAAATGTGGGGCAATATGTTAGGCGCAGAGGCTTATTTATCTAAGCCAATTGATAAAGAGGAATTAGTGAAAACACTGAAGCAATTACTTCCGTAAGAGCGTTAAGTATGTAATTCAAGTTATTGCTCAATATTTTGATTAATTTGAATTAAATAAAAATATCTCACTAATTAAAGGGCTAATTAATCTTGGAAACTCAGCAAAAATTTTTAAGTTTTACTTTAGGTAGTAATGATCAGGCTGTCATCTCATTACAACACATTGCCGAAGTTTTACAGGTCTCATTGGTAGATATATGTGGTGTACCACAAATGCCTAGTTGCGTTCTAGGTATCTATAACTGGCGGGGTGAAATGCTTTGGTTAGTTGACTTAGAGGAGATGCTAGGTTATCCATCACTTTTGCGAGGAGTTAATTTTCTTTCCAAAATGATGGCCATCATTTTGGAAGTTGATGGCAAAAATCTCGGATTTTTAGTCAGAAATATGATGGATATTGAGTGGTTAGAATCTCAGCAAATGAAGCAATCATCTGCTGATTTATTTTCACCTAAAATTTCAGCTTTTCTCCAAGGTTACTTTATCAATGCTGTTGAAGAAATGGTTCTTAATTTAGATGCAGTAGCGATTGTTAAATCTCCTATGTGGGTGAGCATTAATTGAAATTGAGATTTGAATATTTACCACAAATCAAAGCGGAAATCGACAAATAATTTAATAAGGGAAGAGAGGTAATTTAAAATGACATTTACATATCATAACGGTCAAGAAGGGCATGAACACATACTCACTGAAGTAGAAGGAATAGAAAATCAATATACCAATGAGATAACTACAAAAATTCAGAATAATGAATTAACTACAGTCAATACAGTTGCTCAAGAATTTAAAATGTGGCGGCAGCAACTGCAATCTGTAACCAATTTGATGCGTCAAAGCACAAATATAGATACATTGCTTAAAGTTACAGTAAATCAAGTTAGAGAAAAATTTAATTGCGATCGCGTCTTAATTTATCAGTTTACTTCTATCGATTCTGGCACTATCTTAGCCGAATCGAGAACTCTAGGTTGGACACCTATGTTAGGTGAAAATCTTCCAGGAATGCTGTTTGGTTTACATAACAATCAAGATTATTTAGAATCTGTAGCAATTGACGATATCGACCAAATCCAAGTTACACCTTATCAAAAACAATTACTTGATAAATATCAAATTAAAGCGAGTTTAAGTTTACCAATTGTACTTGAAGATAAAGTCTGGGGATTACTTGCTGTTAATACTTGTTCTTATATCAGACAATGGCAGGAAACAGAAATTACTTTTTTAGCTCAAGTTACCACAGAATTAGCATATAAATTACACAGTTTTGAATTCCATAGAGAATTACAACTGAGAACTCAGGCTAAAAAATCAGTAGCGAAAGTTATTGATAAGATTATTCAAGTATCCGATATTGAAAAGATTTTTCAAACCACTACTCAAGAAATTAGGCAGTTATTACGCTGCGATCGCGTCGGTGTATACCGCTTTAATTCTGATTGGAGTGGGGAATTTGTCGCCGAATCAGTTGGGCATGGTTGGGTAAAATTAGTAGGGCCAGGTATTAAAACTGTTTGGGAAGATACCCATTTACAAGAAACTCAAGGCGGACGTTATCGCCACCATGAAAGCTTTGTTGTTAATGATATTTATCAGGTAGGTCATTTTCAATGCCATATCGAAATTTTAGAACAGTTTGAAGTCAAAGCTTATGTGATAGTTCCTGTATTTGCCGGAGAAAAATTGTGGGGTTTGTTAGCAGCTTATCAAAATTCTGGTACTCGTAATTGGCAAGAGTGGGAAGCTAACTTTTTAGAGCAAATTGGCTTGCAGTTTGGTGTAGCGATTTCCCATGCAGAGTATCTCGAACAAATGCAAGTGCAATCGCAACAATTAGTCCAAATTGCCCAACAAGAAAAAGCTTTAACCAAGATAGTCAACCGTATTCGCCAATCTCAAGATGTAGAAAGTGTTTTTAAAACAACTACCCAAGAAGTTAGACAATCATTAAGATGCGATCGCGTTGCTGTTTATCGTTTCAATCCAGACTGGGGCGGTGAGTTTGTTGCTGAGTCAGTAGGTAGCAATTGGGTAAAATTGGTAGGGCCAAATATCAAAACAGTTTTAGACGATACTTATCTGCAAGAAACTCAAGGAGGTCGATATGTTAGAGGTGAAAATTTTGTAGTTAATGATATCTATAAAATTGGTCTAGCTTCCTGTCATATCGAAATTTTAGAACAATTTGAAGCTAAAGCTTATATTATTGTCCCTATCTTTTTTGGTGAACAATTATGGGGTTTGTTAGCAGCTTATCAAAACTCTGGAAGCCGTGAATGGCACCCTTGGGAAGTCAACTTTTTAAATCAGATAGCCTTGCAATTTACCATAGCTAAATCACAAATAGAGCATTTAGAACAAGTGCGAGTTAAATCTGAAAAGTTAACTCAGATAGCTGAACAAGAAAAAGCTTTTACTAAGATAGTTAACCGAATTAGACAATCTATAGACGTAGATGAAATCTTCAAAATTACAACTCAAGAAGTTCGGCAATTATTACGATGCGATCGCATCGCTGTGTATCGCTTCAATTCTGACTGGAGTGGTGAGTTTATTGCTGAGTCAGTTGGTCACAATTGGGTCAAACTTGTAGGACTAGATATTAAAACAGTCTGGGAAGATACTCATCTCCAAGAAACTCAAGGAGGACGATACGCCAAAGGTGAAAACTTTGTCGTCAATGACATTTACCAGGTAGGTCATTCTCAATGCCACATCGAAATTTTAGAGCAATTTGAAGTTAGAGCTTATGTAATTGTTCCTATTTTCTTTGGTGAAAAATTATGGGGTTTATTGGCAGCTTATCAAAATTCAAGCACTCGTGAATGGGAAGAATCACAAGTCAGCTTGTTAGCCCGGATTGGTGATCAATTAGGATTAGCATTACAACAGACTGAATATTTGCAACAACTACAGGCGCAGTCAGCACAATTAGCAGAAGCAGCTGCACGAGAAAAAGCCGCCAAAGAATTATTGCAACAAAGATCTATTCAACTGTTAATGGCACTTCGGCCTGCTTTAGATGGTGATTTAACCGTCCGTGCGCCCATCACAGAAGACGAACTAGGAACTATTGCCGATGCTTACAACAATACTCTACAAGCACTGCGGCAAATAGTAATTCACGTCCAAACAGCATCTCAACAAGTAGCGCAAACTTCTGCCAATAGTAATGCTTCTCTTGCTGGACTAAACAATTTAGCACAACAACAGTCTGAAGAAATTACCTCTGCTTTGGGCGATATTCAACAAATGGTAGATTCCACTCAAGCAGTGGTAGCTAACGCCCAATTGGTGCAAGTAGCGGTACAAAAAGCTAACCAAACGGTAGAGTCTGGTGATACAGCTATGAACCAAACTGTTAAAGCCATTGAAGCAATTCGTGAAACTGTTGCTCAAACCAGCAAGAAGATTAAGCGGTTGAGTGAATCTTCACAGAAAATCTCAAAAGTAGTAAATTTGATTAGCAATTTTGCCACCCAAACTAACGTTTTAGCACTAAATGCAGCCATTGAAGCAACCCGTGCTGGTGAATATGGTAAAGGCTTTGCAGTAGTAGCTGATGAAGTCCGTTCTTTATCTCGTCAATCAGCAGCAGCAACAATTGAAATTGAAAAATTAGTTCAAGAAATTCAAGCAGAAACTGGAGAAGTTGCAGTAGCAATGGAAACAGGTATTCAGCAAGTTGTAGAAGGTACAAATCTAGTCAGCGAAACCCGACAAAACTTGAATGCCATTGTTTCGGCAACTGCTGAAATTAGCCAATTAATCCAGCAAATTACCGCAGCTACTCAAACACAAATGGGTCAATCTGAAACTGTTACTAACTCAATGCAAGATGTTGCAGAAATTGCTAACAAAACCTTTGCTGAATCTCAAGAAATTGCTGCCATTTTCCAAGATTTATTAGGGATGGCGCAAGAACTATTAACAGCTGCAAGTAAGTTCAAAGTTAATTAAGTAATAGGGATAAGGGAGTAGGCAGTTTTGATGATTTACCACTCCCAACTCCCAAATCTCCATCCACCATTCTCCATTTCCCAATTATGATTACAGATGCTGAAATCCGCGAACAAGGTTATGTTTATTTTCTATCAGAAGCCCCAGAATTGTTACAAACAATTGAGCAAGAGCTTATAGGTTTTGCAGAAGAGGATGGTAATAGAAAGAATAAAGTTCATGCTTTAATGCGGGCAACGCATACACTCAAAGGCGGTGCCGCTACTGTTGGACTAGAAGCAATTCAAATAATTGCCCACTCTCTAGAAGATGTATTTAAAGCTTTATATAATCCAGATATAATTATTGATGCTGATTTACATACACTCTTACTTAAATCTTATGAGTGTTTGCGTCTAGCCTTAACCGCAGAATTAACCAGCAGTGCCATTAATGTTGAAGAAATTATTGAAAGAGCAACTGATATTTTTACACAGTTACAAGAAAAACTTGGTGATGCTTTTGGTACGGATAATTACATTCCAACTTCTCAAGAATTAGGATTTGATGTTGTTCGGTCAATCTTTGAAGTAGGAGTCCAACAACGCAT
This window of the Nostoc sp. HK-01 genome carries:
- a CDS encoding CrcB protein; this translates as MNSIIEVPLLISVGAIPGALSRYYLTILFGRWFGIAFPYGTLFINVTGAFLMGFFATLVSKLAIPSNLSLLIAVGFLGSYTTFSTYALDTSNLLRTRNYKATLLYWVSTPILGFMSIEMGIVLANLL
- a CDS encoding CrcB protein, with product MLQNSVLRISVCISLGALPGALSRYYLGLWFTQLFGQEFPYSTLIINISGCFVMGFLTMLALGRLIAIHPEIRLLVTTGFLGSYTTFSTYELDVVKLLQQNRLELSFLYWLISPLLSLLSLLLGNTIAKFIERKKEY
- a CDS encoding peptidoglycan-binding domain 1 — its product is MDTLAYLHLAEIYETSVNSEQENIADSDLCYPELSWVAEGRGAFMLFISCAFGISSLGWSNPAQALKKGEKNSQVASLQQKLQAAGYFKQPVTGYFGPVTEAAIIKFQKAHGLKADGVVGSQTLAVLESGLGTATASVVKTKPSVTKSTPKKSQPLSSQVVLQRGDLSYEVMSIQRKLQAAGYFDQPITGDFNAATEEAVIKFQKAYGLFANGIVDARTLTAIESGKLQQAAAPSQPTTPAVVSSPKVRSPQISLLRRGDISAEVKLIQQQLQASGYLEQSITGSFDAATEIAVLKFQKAHGLITDGIVGPKTFAVMKSKSIKSASPTPQPAHQNSLIPDKSKQLKNPIKEQTKPSPKANSIKFANDTNQPTNDNSLVKNQTPQLENSNIEKTLIASASESDLTQLVSENFPLDTSAQKDNIQKTAPSHSSKMTIKKTISGRISPKSIVHSGNGLFFAQNMMYNHTITVYNRQHKLVKVIPDKVDLSKFGYSKFKGNYQGAPVEASFSQDGKYAWISNYQMYGTGFNNPGSDKCNPSQKTDKSFLYRINTDSLEIDHVVQVGSVPKFVATSNNEGLVLVSNWCSWDLSVVDTAKNKEIKRIPLGPYPRGIAIDAVADKAYVAVMGSYDIASVDLKNFSVKWLKNIGNAPRHLNIDPTGKYLYASLNGEGKIAKIQLPQGKLIGKVSTGNAPRSMVLSDDGQRLYVVNYSDNTISKVSTNDMKVMQKITVGANPIGITYDPQTREVWVACYSGNIMVFQD
- a CDS encoding response regulator receiver domain protein codes for the protein MISINIINEFKTCTQLQYNGQLNIKSAKGQNWSFYYRLGRIVWAVGGTHPFRRWRRYMAQYCPQIDLDKIQFRQQDFVVNYWDYRLLEILYKRQKIQREQIQAIVESTITELLFDLAQHTDFVAFSCDRNQDTILETPMSFTSADLSVKQMQDSWKSWSEAGLANFSPDLAPILRRPEQLQQQVSPSVYNNFVNLMNGKQTLRDLAAKMKQNVLPVTRSLLPYILKGIIELIEVPDLPLLSAEVDSTSVSAQTKKSDIPLVACVDDSPQVCKMLEDIVTSHGLRFIKIQDPIQALPTLIQNKPDLIFLDLIMPVASGYEICTQLRRVSTFANTPVIILTGNDGLLDRVRAKVVGSTDFLTKPVAADKVMSVIRKYLQVQTPSKVTPSTNQNTSSLEISLGH
- a CDS encoding response regulator receiver, CheY, translating into MNTILVVEDGLTDMEILSRYLQQAGYSVISATSSEEAQDKIQRAKPDVIFLDVILPGKSGFEICRELKANTETKKIPVVFCSTKNSDVDKMWGNMLGAEAYLSKPIDKEELVKTLKQLLP
- a CDS encoding CheW protein, whose amino-acid sequence is METQQKFLSFTLGSNDQAVISLQHIAEVLQVSLVDICGVPQMPSCVLGIYNWRGEMLWLVDLEEMLGYPSLLRGVNFLSKMMAIILEVDGKNLGFLVRNMMDIEWLESQQMKQSSADLFSPKISAFLQGYFINAVEEMVLNLDAVAIVKSPMWVSIN
- a CDS encoding methyl-accepting chemotaxis sensory transducer with phytochrome sensor — encoded protein: MTFTYHNGQEGHEHILTEVEGIENQYTNEITTKIQNNELTTVNTVAQEFKMWRQQLQSVTNLMRQSTNIDTLLKVTVNQVREKFNCDRVLIYQFTSIDSGTILAESRTLGWTPMLGENLPGMLFGLHNNQDYLESVAIDDIDQIQVTPYQKQLLDKYQIKASLSLPIVLEDKVWGLLAVNTCSYIRQWQETEITFLAQVTTELAYKLHSFEFHRELQLRTQAKKSVAKVIDKIIQVSDIEKIFQTTTQEIRQLLRCDRVGVYRFNSDWSGEFVAESVGHGWVKLVGPGIKTVWEDTHLQETQGGRYRHHESFVVNDIYQVGHFQCHIEILEQFEVKAYVIVPVFAGEKLWGLLAAYQNSGTRNWQEWEANFLEQIGLQFGVAISHAEYLEQMQVQSQQLVQIAQQEKALTKIVNRIRQSQDVESVFKTTTQEVRQSLRCDRVAVYRFNPDWGGEFVAESVGSNWVKLVGPNIKTVLDDTYLQETQGGRYVRGENFVVNDIYKIGLASCHIEILEQFEAKAYIIVPIFFGEQLWGLLAAYQNSGSREWHPWEVNFLNQIALQFTIAKSQIEHLEQVRVKSEKLTQIAEQEKAFTKIVNRIRQSIDVDEIFKITTQEVRQLLRCDRIAVYRFNSDWSGEFIAESVGHNWVKLVGLDIKTVWEDTHLQETQGGRYAKGENFVVNDIYQVGHSQCHIEILEQFEVRAYVIVPIFFGEKLWGLLAAYQNSSTREWEESQVSLLARIGDQLGLALQQTEYLQQLQAQSAQLAEAAAREKAAKELLQQRSIQLLMALRPALDGDLTVRAPITEDELGTIADAYNNTLQALRQIVIHVQTASQQVAQTSANSNASLAGLNNLAQQQSEEITSALGDIQQMVDSTQAVVANAQLVQVAVQKANQTVESGDTAMNQTVKAIEAIRETVAQTSKKIKRLSESSQKISKVVNLISNFATQTNVLALNAAIEATRAGEYGKGFAVVADEVRSLSRQSAAATIEIEKLVQEIQAETGEVAVAMETGIQQVVEGTNLVSETRQNLNAIVSATAEISQLIQQITAATQTQMGQSETVTNSMQDVAEIANKTFAESQEIAAIFQDLLGMAQELLTAASKFKVN